In the Streptomyces fradiae ATCC 10745 = DSM 40063 genome, CGAGCTGCGCCAGCGCATCGGGCTCGTGCCTCAGGACGACATCCTGCACCAGCAGCTCACCGTGCGCCGCGCCCTCGGGTACGCCGCCGAGCTGCGCTTCCCCGAGGACACGCGGAAGGCTGAGCGGCAGGCCCGCGTCGACGAGGTGATGCGGGAACTGGGCCTGGAGCAGCGCGCCGACCAGTCCGTGCACAGCCTGTCGGGCGGTCAGCGCAAACGCGTCAGCGTCGCCCTGGAACTGCTGACGAAACCGTCGCTGCTCTTCCTGGACGAGCCCACCTCCGGCCTCGACCCCGGCATGGACCGGTCGGTGATGCACATGCTGCGCGGGCTCGCGGACGACGGGCGCACGGTCGTCGTCGTCACCCACAGCGTGCTCAGCCTCGACGTGTGCGACCGGCTCCTGGTCCTGGCGCCCGGTGGCCGGATCGCCTACTACGGGCCGCCGGGCGAGGCGCTCGCCTTCTTCGGCTGCGCCCAGTGGCCCGAGGCCTTCGAGGCGTTCGAGAACGACCGGGAGCGGGACTGGGCGGGCCGCTACCGCGCCTCCGCGTACCACGAGCGGTACATCGAGGCGGCGATGCGGCGCCCCGTCGAGCCCGCGCCCGGCGCGTCGCCCGCCCCGCCGCCGCCCCCGCCGCCGAAGGCGCAGAGCTGGGGCTCCCAGCTGCGCACCCTCGTACGGCGGTACGCGGCGGCGCTGAGCGCGGACCGCACCTTCCTGGCGATCATGGTGGCGCTGCCCTTCGTGATGGGCGCGATGGCCCGGGCCCTGTCGGAGGGGTCGCTGGAAGGTGAGTCGACGCTCAACGTGCTGCTGATCCTGTGCGTGGGCGGGGTCCTCACCGGCGCGGCGAACGCGGTGCGCGAGATCGTGAAGGAGCGGACCATCTACCGGAGGGAACGGGCCGTCGGCCTGTCCCGGTCGGCGTACCTGATGTCGAAGGTGGTCGTGCTCGGCCTGGTCACCGTGGTGCAGGCCGTGGTCCTGACGCTGGTCGCGCTGGCCGGGGTGCCGATGAACGTGCCGGACGGGCGGGGCGTGCTGCTGCCGCCGCTCGCCGAGGTGGCGGTGGCGGTCGCGGCGCTGTCGTTCACGGCGATGATGCTGGGCCTGTTCGTGTCGGCGCTGGTGCGCCGCGAGGAGGTCACCATGCCGCTGCTGGTGCTCCTCGCCATCGTGCAGGTGGTCTTCTGCGGGGCGCTGCTCTCGGTGCGGGGCACGCCCGTGCTGGAGCAGATCGCGTGGCTGGTGCCGTCCCGGTGGGCGTTCGCCGCGATGGCGTCGACCGTGGACCTGGGCGCCACCGTGCGGGGCGAGCGGTCGGACGACCCGCTGTTCGCGCACGACATGTCGACGTGGCTGCTGGACATGGGCGCGCTGCTGGCGCTCGCCGTCGTCCTGGGGTTCGCGGTGGCGCGGCTGCTGCGCCGCCACGAGCCGGTGATCATGCGAAAGTAGGCGCCTCCATGGGTTCTGCCGTGCCGGCCGGCGACGTGCCCGCCGACGACTTCCTGCCCACGCACGTCGTACCGGGGCACGGCATGCCCGCGTGGGAGTCGCCCGGCACGGCCAGGCCGACGGTGCCGCTCGACCCGCTCCTGCCGGTGCGGCTGCTGGAGCGGCTGGGCGACTGGGCGCGGGTGCTGTGCTCCAACGGCTGGTCCGCGTGGGTGGACGGGCGGCTCCTGGTCTCCGTGCCGCAGGACCCGCCGGGCGCGGGCCGGGACATGGCGCGGGCGGCCGATCCG is a window encoding:
- a CDS encoding FHA domain-containing protein; translated protein: MGERPVVPTAPELVADVGGHTTVLRPGRVYRVGRDPASDIPVADGRVSWHHAVLRAEDGRWTVRDEDSTNGTYADGRRVAVRRVGAGTVLRFGHPADGPAAVLSAAPSGSGAPAGADSGAPAGSAPAPAPPPAEAPEPASAPPPVQAPEPASAPTPAEAPEPASAPPPVQAPEPASAPTPAEAPEAEAGAPGAGGAPAEAEAGAPGAAGPAPGGPQGPQAAAPRPSAVSHPDATGAFRRPTSVRPLPARTVRIGRASDNDVVVDDLVVSRHHAELVARPDGTYLVRDLGSHNGTFLNGRPVREARVGPEDVIGVGHRAYCVAAGRLVEYTDTGEVSLDVRDLAVTVGGGGGRTRTLLDAVTFPVGERTLLGVVGPSGAGKSTLLNALTGLRPADRGTVLYDGRDLYRQYAELRQRIGLVPQDDILHQQLTVRRALGYAAELRFPEDTRKAERQARVDEVMRELGLEQRADQSVHSLSGGQRKRVSVALELLTKPSLLFLDEPTSGLDPGMDRSVMHMLRGLADDGRTVVVVTHSVLSLDVCDRLLVLAPGGRIAYYGPPGEALAFFGCAQWPEAFEAFENDRERDWAGRYRASAYHERYIEAAMRRPVEPAPGASPAPPPPPPPKAQSWGSQLRTLVRRYAAALSADRTFLAIMVALPFVMGAMARALSEGSLEGESTLNVLLILCVGGVLTGAANAVREIVKERTIYRRERAVGLSRSAYLMSKVVVLGLVTVVQAVVLTLVALAGVPMNVPDGRGVLLPPLAEVAVAVAALSFTAMMLGLFVSALVRREEVTMPLLVLLAIVQVVFCGALLSVRGTPVLEQIAWLVPSRWAFAAMASTVDLGATVRGERSDDPLFAHDMSTWLLDMGALLALAVVLGFAVARLLRRHEPVIMRK